A portion of the Leptospira kirschneri serovar Cynopteri str. 3522 CT genome contains these proteins:
- a CDS encoding transposase has product MHVLDFQELFGEGHPIHGFKKVMERLDFEDFDKNYQNDATGRPAISPKKVISALFYSILIGNLSMRELCRLSKLRAELIYLLDGEELDHTFISKFRKVHSRIYFPRRYFLDMKAALSTLKRFRLMEQRSKQTRIRTILET; this is encoded by the coding sequence ATGCATGTTTTAGACTTTCAGGAATTGTTCGGAGAAGGACATCCAATCCACGGATTTAAAAAAGTCATGGAACGTTTAGATTTTGAGGATTTCGATAAAAATTATCAGAATGACGCAACAGGTCGACCTGCGATCTCTCCAAAGAAAGTAATTTCGGCTCTTTTCTATTCCATCTTAATCGGCAATCTTTCGATGAGAGAACTCTGCAGGTTATCAAAACTCAGGGCCGAGTTGATCTATCTCTTGGATGGAGAAGAATTAGATCATACGTTTATTTCCAAGTTTCGAAAGGTACATTCGAGGATCTATTTTCCCAGACGGTATTTCTTGGATATGAAAGCGGCTTTATCGACTTTGAAACGATTTCGATTGATGGAACAAAGATCAAAGCAAACGCGAATCCGGACGATCTTGGAGACTTAG
- a CDS encoding transposase: protein MIVSQCVETGQSDTQFAEKMIQKVETSYSSLKSKEEDSRRIQYVLDAGYASEANFRSLKDFDLYCPDQRITRLFQSGKIPKIPKSPKRKPKSIKFTFDKKSNHFICPTGRVLKFRRERHLNGKDIYSDFRATNCSDCHLKCFCSKGKSKSILVNSKKLKRNYIHSSPSKNYQPDEMNNFYTMEMRKKLSEPKSRIIYSNRFPSIEGVFGAIKGSRGGNLFLTKGIEKVSLEWSERCSAHNIAKLCGFRYV from the coding sequence ATGATCGTCTCACAATGTGTTGAGACAGGACAATCGGATACTCAGTTTGCGGAAAAGATGATTCAAAAAGTAGAAACTTCTTATTCTTCTTTAAAATCAAAGGAAGAAGATTCAAGAAGAATTCAATACGTCTTGGATGCAGGTTATGCGAGCGAGGCTAACTTTCGCAGTTTAAAAGACTTCGATCTTTACTGTCCTGATCAGAGAATCACAAGATTGTTTCAATCGGGAAAAATTCCTAAAATTCCGAAATCTCCTAAACGAAAACCCAAATCTATCAAGTTTACTTTTGATAAGAAATCCAATCACTTTATCTGTCCAACAGGAAGAGTCCTTAAATTCAGAAGGGAGAGACACCTGAATGGAAAAGATATCTATTCGGATTTTCGTGCAACCAATTGTTCCGATTGTCATTTAAAATGTTTCTGTTCCAAGGGAAAATCGAAGTCTATTTTAGTAAATTCTAAGAAATTAAAAAGAAACTATATTCATTCGAGTCCCTCTAAGAATTATCAACCGGATGAGATGAATAACTTTTATACGATGGAGATGCGAAAAAAATTAAGCGAGCCTAAATCCAGAATCATTTATTCAAATAGATTTCCTTCGATTGAAGGAGTTTTCGGAGCCATCAAAGGTTCTCGCGGCGGAAATCTATTTTTGACAAAAGGGATTGAAAAGGTTTCTCTCGAATGGTCGGAAAGATGTTCTGCTCACAATATTGCCAAGCTCTGCGGTTTTCGATACGTCTGA